DNA from Geobacillus vulcani PSS1:
AGTGCGGCCTTGACCGCCGTTCGGTCATCATTGCGCTTGGAGGCGGCGTTGTCGGCGATTTGGCCGGGTTTGTCGCCGCCACCTATATGCGCGGCATCCGCTATATACAAATGCCGACGACCCTTTTGGCCCATGACAGCGCCGTCGGCGGCAAGGTCGCCATCAACCATCCGCTCGGCAAAAATATGATCGGCGCTTTCCACCAGCCAGAGGCGGTCGTGTACGACATCTCTTTTTTGCGTACTTTGCCCGATCGCGAGCTTCGGTCCGGGTTTGCCGAGGTGATCAAGCATGCGTTGATTCGCGACCGCTGCTTTTACGAATGGCTGCGCGCGGAAATCAAGACGCTCGCCGACTTGCAGGGCGACAAGCTCGCCTATTGCATTGAAAAGGGCATTGACATTAAGGCGTCCGTCGTCCGTGAGGATGAAAAAGAAACCGGGGTGCGCGCCCATTTGAATTTCGGCCATACGCTTGGCCATGCGCTGGAAAGCGAGTTAGGCTACGGCGTGCTCACCCATGGGGAGGCGGTCGCGGTTGGCATGCTGTTTGCGGTCTTTGTCAGCGAACGATTTTACGGCCGGTCGTTCGCCGAGCATCGATTGGCTGATTGGTTCGCAGGATACGGCTTCCCGGTGTCGCTGCCGACAACGGTTCAGACGCGCCGCCTGCTTGCGAAGATGAAAGGCGACAAAAAAGCGTACGCCGGCACAGTGCGAATGGTGCTTCTTTGTGAGATCGGTGACGTGGAAGTGGTGGAACTCGAAGATGACAACCTGCTCACGTGGCTGGACGAGTTTTCCAAACAGGAGGGGAAAGGATGATTCGCGGCATTCGCGGAGCGATTACGGTGGATCGAAATGACGCCGAGGAAATCGTGGCGGCAACTGAAACGTTGCTTCGTGAAATGATCCGCGCAAACGATGTCGCCGCTGCTGATGTGTCGTTTGTGCTCATTTCCGTCACCGACGACATCACCGCCGCGTTTCCGGCGCAGGCGCTGCGCCGTTTGGACGGCTGGACGTATGTACCGGTCATGTGCATGAGGGAAATTCCGGTGCCTGGTTCCTTGCCGCGCTGCATTCGCGTCATGATGACGGTGGCGACTGAGAAACACCAAGAAGAGATCTGCCACGTGTATTTAAAAGGAGCGGTTGTGTTGCGCCCGGATTTGTCGTTGACAAAAAAAACTGAAATGTAATATAGTTAAAATAACTTCTTTGCCCCCTTAACGCAGCGAGGGGTGTTGGAAGCTGAGCAAGAGTGGAGAGCGAGCGTAGGGTAGATGAGAATGAGCGAGTTTAGCTGAGGTGAGCGTTTTTTCATTCGCCGGCATCTGCCCAAAGACGGTCGTCTTTGGGCGTTTTATTTTCCCCTCTCTTTTTTCGCCTCATAAACCCTCATTCTCCGCCCGCTGATCATGAAGGGAGGAGAAGTGATGTCTGCTGATGGGCTGACCGCTTTTTTGGCAGAAGCGAACGAATTTCGCACCATCCCGATTGTGCGTAAATTTGTAGCCGATGTCATTGAGCCGCTCGGCGTGTTTGCCAATTTGCGCGAGGAAGCCGTGTTTTTGCTTGAAAGCAAGGATGACGAATCGCCATGGGCGCGCTATTCGTTCATTGGCGTGGCGCCGTTTTTGACGCTGGAGAGCGAAACCGGCGAAACGTTTTCGGTGAAAGACGAAAACGGGAACAAACCAATCACCGCACCGACGCTGAAAGAAGCGTTTCAATGGGTCGAGCGGACGCTTGCCGTCAAGCCGCTCGCCGAGACGGTGCCGTTTACAGGCGGTGCAGTTGGGTTTTTAGGCTACGATTTCATTTCCGCCATCGAAAAAGTGCCGCGCCATCAAAACCGCGATTTGCCGATGAAGACGGCCTATTTCGTGTTTTGTGAATCGTTGTTTGCGTTTGACCACCAAAAGCGTGAATTGCTCGTCATTCACTATATTCGGTTGAGCGGCAACGAAACGGAGGAAGAAAAAATCGAAGCGTACCGCGCGGCCGAACGGCGCATGGCCGATCTCGCAGCGAAAGCGGCCCGCATCCGCACCGAGCAGCCGCTCTTGCCGGCGGAAGGCGAATCGGGGCGGCCCGCCTCGTTTGCCAAAGCAGTGTCCAACTATGACAAAAAACAGTTTTTGCGCGATGTGGAGACTGTGAAACGGTACATCGCGGCCGGTGATGTGTTTCAAGCGGTTCTGTCCCAGCGCTTCTGCGTGCCGGTTCAAGCCGGAGGCTTTGCCATTTATCGGTTGCTCCGCTACATCAACCCGTCACCGTACATGTTTTATTTCCAGCTTGGCGATGTGGAAATTGTCGGCAGTTCGCCGGAAAAACTCGTTCAAGTGCACCGTGGGCGCGTTGAGATCGATCCGATTGCCGGCACACGGCGGCGCGGCCGATCGCCGGAAGAAGATGAGAGGCTGGCTGATGAGCTGTACCACGACCCGAAAGAACGGGCTGAGCATTATATGCTTGTCGATTTGGCGCGCAACGACATCGGCCGGGTCGCCAAGTACGGAACAGTCGAGGTGCCGGTGTTGCTTCAGATCGGAAAGTTTTCACACGTGATGCACTTAATTTCCAAAGTCGTCGGTGAACTGGACGACAACGTTCACCCGATCGATGCACTCCTTGCCGCCTTTCCGGCTGGAACGGTGAGCGGGGCTCCGAAAGTGCGGGCGATGCAAATTTTGCAGGAACTCGAGCCGACGGCGAGGGGGCTGTATGCCGGAGCGATTGCCTATATCGGGTTTGACGGCAACATCGATTCATGCATCGCCATCCGGACAGCGGTC
Protein-coding regions in this window:
- the aroB gene encoding 3-dehydroquinate synthase, coding for MIERTIETATKRYPLLLGDGAARELPKLLRSLACPPGTKLFIVTDDTVAPLYLDEVRGLLAAAEYDVYTYVIPSGEAAKSFDNYYACQTAALQCGLDRRSVIIALGGGVVGDLAGFVAATYMRGIRYIQMPTTLLAHDSAVGGKVAINHPLGKNMIGAFHQPEAVVYDISFLRTLPDRELRSGFAEVIKHALIRDRCFYEWLRAEIKTLADLQGDKLAYCIEKGIDIKASVVREDEKETGVRAHLNFGHTLGHALESELGYGVLTHGEAVAVGMLFAVFVSERFYGRSFAEHRLADWFAGYGFPVSLPTTVQTRRLLAKMKGDKKAYAGTVRMVLLCEIGDVEVVELEDDNLLTWLDEFSKQEGKG
- the aroH gene encoding chorismate mutase — protein: MIRGIRGAITVDRNDAEEIVAATETLLREMIRANDVAAADVSFVLISVTDDITAAFPAQALRRLDGWTYVPVMCMREIPVPGSLPRCIRVMMTVATEKHQEEICHVYLKGAVVLRPDLSLTKKTEM
- the trpE gene encoding anthranilate synthase component I, giving the protein MSADGLTAFLAEANEFRTIPIVRKFVADVIEPLGVFANLREEAVFLLESKDDESPWARYSFIGVAPFLTLESETGETFSVKDENGNKPITAPTLKEAFQWVERTLAVKPLAETVPFTGGAVGFLGYDFISAIEKVPRHQNRDLPMKTAYFVFCESLFAFDHQKRELLVIHYIRLSGNETEEEKIEAYRAAERRMADLAAKAARIRTEQPLLPAEGESGRPASFAKAVSNYDKKQFLRDVETVKRYIAAGDVFQAVLSQRFCVPVQAGGFAIYRLLRYINPSPYMFYFQLGDVEIVGSSPEKLVQVHRGRVEIDPIAGTRRRGRSPEEDERLADELYHDPKERAEHYMLVDLARNDIGRVAKYGTVEVPVLLQIGKFSHVMHLISKVVGELDDNVHPIDALLAAFPAGTVSGAPKVRAMQILQELEPTARGLYAGAIAYIGFDGNIDSCIAIRTAVVKDGYAYVQAGAGIVADSVPELEWKETRNKASALMNAIEQAERLFAKGERVVC